A segment of the Marinilabiliales bacterium genome:
ATTCTTTAGGCCAGTCAGATTCGAGATAGTTTTTGGCGGATATAATCCTTAAAAAGCAGGACCTTCTTCTTTTCAGGAGGGTCAAATACAAGTTTGGCAAAATCACGAGACTTAGTTATAAAATCTGTTGTTTCACAAGATTCGAGAATTCTTTGGTATAATTCGGTGTGATTTGTAATCCTGTATTTCTCGTTTAGATATCCAAAATCAGGTTCTGTAATGCCCGAAAGAAAAATAAAATCGTAGAAATCCCTGCCCTTTCCTCTTTCCAGGACTGCGCCTGTTTTCATAGATAATAGAATGGCCGGAGGTGGAGCATAAATTTGTGTAAAGACATTGAATTTCTGAATAATGGGTTTCTCCTGGGCATAATTAAAATTGTGAGGTTCACATTCAATTTTTATGAGAAGTTTTTTCTCCCGGTGGCCAGTCAGCCCCAGTTCATACATCAATCCCGGAAAAGTAATGTTTCGCCTGAAAGCTGTTAATTTTTGATCCTTTTCCTTGTCTTCGGCCTCAACCTTAATTCCTTCCTGTGTAAGTCTTTTAATTACTTTGTCAGTTAGAATCAAAAATTCTTTTCTGGACAGGCTGAAACAGTCAAAGTCAAGGTCCTCACTGAACCGCTGAATGTGATGCAGAATCCGGAGATTGGTTCCTCCGATAAGGCTTAGTTTTGAAGCCTCTTCTTCTGAAAAAATGAAATCCAGCATGCGGTAATGAAAATACTCTTTCAGCATAAATTCAAAGTGTGAAGGATTGCTTCGCAGTCTATCTGAAAAAGAAGAAATTATTTCATCGAAAACAATCATAACCCATAGGTTTTAGTCATTAATCGAATTCTTTTCTCAAGAGCCCGGTTATTAAACCTTTCAAGATACTGGTAAAACTTTTTATTCAAGATCTTTGCCAGCTCATTTTCATTCAATCTCAGGTGTTCCATGTCTTTCTCAGTATTGTAGAAGCTATTGATATAGAAGAAATCAAGAATAGCTTTCTGTGGGGAGGCAACCATGATCTTTCTGTTATTTCCAAGCTCACCCATGCGGGCATCCATATTTTCAAGTACGTAACCAAAACCAAATACCTCCGGTTTAATCCGGTGGTATTCCAATTCCCCCAGAGGAGTTGAGAATCTATTGGTTTTTAATGTAGTAACGGATGTTGTAATTGCTATCATTTCCGGGATCAGGTTGTACCAGGAAAGGGCAGAATGCAGACTAACACAGGAGGGGGCGTAAATAAGATTCGCGGCAAGCCACTCGATGTTTTCGTTATTATCAGCATCGTTAAAAGCGTACCATCTGTTTCTCAATTTTACAATGTATCCTTTCTTTTGCCAGTGCACCAGGTTCATCAGGTTCATGAATGGAAACTGCTTTTTCACATCCCTCACTGAAAACACCCTGAAAGGATACATTTTGCTCCGGAATTCAAACCACATACATTTCTATTAATATACAAAAATATATAATTTCAGAAATAAAACAAAAACCTGACAGAAAATTAGATGGACTCACAACGCGCAGGCAGCCATAGCGGCTGTTTTTTGCTTTAAGCGGAAGGTGGATGAAAATTAATACATGGAGAGTGTCAAACATTAAAAAAGGCAGAAATTAATGTTTGGTCGGATTTTGGCCTTAAAGACTATGTCAGATATTCTGAGAGGCACTCGTCCTTGAACAATTCGTGTTTATTGAATGTTATATTGTTTGTCATACAACACGGAAGCTTAAAAGCCATTCAGCGATGGAACAGAAATCACACAACCCGGGGATTAACAGAAGAAAATTTCTGCAATTTGGTGCTTTGGCCACAGTGGGCCTGTCAGTTGGCGGGTTTAAGACTCTTGGCTCAAAGGCTGGTGTAAAATCTGCGGCTGGTGAAAAAACTCCGGCACCACCAGAGAAAGCTGTACCCCTTGAGTGGCGGAACAGACAAAGTTCTATGGCCTACAGGCAGCTTGGCCGGACGGGATTGATGGTATCTGAAGTGGTAGCTGGTGGCGATCCTGTAAAGAACGACAATTATAAACACCTGGAACTGGCCATGGAGATGGGGCTCAATTACATGGATACGGCCCCTGCTTATGGGAGAGGGGAAAGTGAAACAGCATTCGGGAAGCTGCTTGACTCCCCGGCCAAAAGAGAGAAGGTTTACATTGCGACCAAGATCAGCGGTTATTCATGGGTAAGAAACAATATGTACAGGGAGATATTCAACGGACTTCCATCCGCTAAGCAGGAGGCTTATCTGAAGGAGGCAAAAGATACCATCGCAGAGAAAAGGGTGGAGCAACCGGGGTATTTCCTGTCATACTGGCCAAATCATATCAATGCCTTCGACGGAGCCTATCTTAGCAACGTGATGATGAAGGATTACGGACACAAGGTAGAAGGGAGCGGAGAATTTCGTAAAGCGATCATTTCATCTCTTGAAGATAGCCTGAAAAGGGTCGGCACTGACTATTTTGATATCCTGCTGTGTCCTCATGGTGCGAGCAGTGCAGAGGAACTCCAGAATGAGGAAATGCTCGGGACCATTGAATACCTGAAAAAACAGGGCAAAATACGCTTCCTGGGGGTCTCTACCCACAATGACCCTGCCGGGGTAATTAGCGCAGCCACCAACACGGGCAAATATGATATGGTGATGGCTTCATACAATATTATCAACGGAGGCTTTCTGGAAGACGCTATTCGTAATGCAAAGGAAAACGGCGTCGGGATCATTGCCATGAAGGCGGCCATGGCGGTGGCTACTCATCACAGTAGACTTGAAATACCCGAATGGCGTGTTGCCAAGGTGAACAGGGTCGTACCCGGCGATCTGAAACCTCCGATGAAAGCCTATTTATGGGCCCTGCAAAACCCGAATATTACAGCAGTGATCTCCAACCTGTGGGATGAAACCTATATCAGGGAAAACCTTTCCCTTGCGGGGAAAAAAGTCGAGCTGCAGATGGGGTGATCAAAGAAATGTGATTATCAGAGTATTTTTGATAATTCTCACGGAATGTTGCATTATTACCAAGATAATATTTCTAAAAAACGCATTTTTTACAAGATAAAATCCTTGGAACTCTTAAGAC
Coding sequences within it:
- a CDS encoding aldo/keto reductase, whose protein sequence is MEQKSHNPGINRRKFLQFGALATVGLSVGGFKTLGSKAGVKSAAGEKTPAPPEKAVPLEWRNRQSSMAYRQLGRTGLMVSEVVAGGDPVKNDNYKHLELAMEMGLNYMDTAPAYGRGESETAFGKLLDSPAKREKVYIATKISGYSWVRNNMYREIFNGLPSAKQEAYLKEAKDTIAEKRVEQPGYFLSYWPNHINAFDGAYLSNVMMKDYGHKVEGSGEFRKAIISSLEDSLKRVGTDYFDILLCPHGASSAEELQNEEMLGTIEYLKKQGKIRFLGVSTHNDPAGVISAATNTGKYDMVMASYNIINGGFLEDAIRNAKENGVGIIAMKAAMAVATHHSRLEIPEWRVAKVNRVVPGDLKPPMKAYLWALQNPNITAVISNLWDETYIRENLSLAGKKVELQMG